In Strix aluco isolate bStrAlu1 chromosome Z, bStrAlu1.hap1, whole genome shotgun sequence, the sequence cataaaaacaaactgtactatttgtgaatctgactgcttctcttgaatgcaaccagacttacagtgtatgggctgtttgggctgggtcagacctatagcgACGGCCACTAATCCgcactattcgtgaatctgacggcttcttttgaatgcaactgcacctacagcatatgggctgttcagGGATccgggtcagacctatagttacggccccaactggcatacctattaagagataagtccagccgcccctagcgcCTCTAATCTCTGAGCACTGGCTTGAACGCAAGGGGATTTAGCttttaccaaatttattctcaccctaaatgcgACATTAAATTGGCGTCATGGACAGGATTGCCATGGATAAACTGCTGCAGGATCATAAGTGTGCTCCATCCCCGGCAGGGGTGGAATAGGCCCAGAAATTTTGGAAGGATGAGGATAAATAGTAGAATGAATACTGCAGTGTAAGaatcaacaaaaaataaaactcagaaaaGGCAAAGGAATTATTTTTGCCAATTTGGGGGCTTGTTTATCATGTGCACAACAGGAAATCAAAAGGTCCCCTTCCCCCAGGCAGATTGCAAATGTAGAATATGAGTCTATGGAATCAGAAAATAAGGTGCTTAAAGCATCACTGGCTTTTGAGAGAGAGACACGGGGAAAATTGGAAAAGGGATAGATGaacttttaagtaaaacagaACTTCTGGAAAAGCTATTGGCTGAGGCTGGGAAACAAGAGGAACGGCTGCAGGAAAGGTTCGATAAATTACTTGATCAAACATATTCCAATTTCAATTCAGTCCAACACATTCACAAAGTAGCCCGCTGTGATGGTACTGAGGCTTGGGACAATTGGTGTGATGACAGTGATTTCGGAGAAGACACTGACTTTATTTCAGAGCCTATAAAGGTTCAGGCAGTAATTAAGACTGAGTTAATTAATGATGGAGACAGGGAGCCACAAACTACCACATGTACCATACCTTTGTCCCCCGCTGAATTAgctaaattacaagaaaaatattctagatgcccagatgaaacagaaacagagTATGTGTGGTGAGTTTCCCTCACGGGCGGAGATTGAGTCTTCTTAAGTGAAGAAGAGGCAGAAGACTATTGGGGACCTGGAGTTTTCCTAACTCCCACTCCAGGAGATCATAATTATTCCATAACTActcgagctgcttattgggctggtggcatagACCCGCAGGAGAGGGGAGATTCTCTCAGGATTACAACTTCAGGATTTTCAGATCTGGCAGcctctgtgcaaaaggcagcATGCATACAAGCAGTGTATGAGGGGAATGTATTACGTCGATCCCCAATGCCGGCTCCTATTGATCCATAGGATCATTTGTGGCCTTCCAGACAGTCTGAAAATACATGTATCAAATGTCCAAGATCGTATTCAGGCACATCAGGCTATGaatgctgtggctgcagcagcccagcccccTAGAGAGCAACTTCATATACTGACCTGGAGTGAATTTGTTCAGGAATTGGTGAGCTACCAGCGCCGTATGGGGGGGATTGGACCGACCTTAGGGAAACCCCCTGAGGTCCCCCATGAGTCCATCAAACTCACGCTAATACACAGAGGTCAGGCTTTAAGAAGCAATCCGATCCAGATCGGAATGCTTTATGGCGACAAGCTCTAACCTTAGGAGCACCGTGTTACCTTTTAAATGGCATGACTACAGCTGAGCTCCAAGCTCTGGTTTGAGTATTAGAACAAAAATCAGAACGAAATAAATCTAGCCATCTGACTGAACGCAGGTCCGTGCCTGCCAGAGCTATACCTCTGCCCccatcaaaaattactaatgtcaaACAATACCCCCTGCTGTCAGCTACACACTCTGATATTGACGGGGTGATTGCAGacctagaaaaaagaaatattattaccTGCACTCATTCCCCCTACAACTCTCCAGTGTGGCCAGTGAGAAAAACCAAACGGACAGTGGTGATTTACAGTCGATTACAGACGACTGAACGCTAACACTGCCCCACTGATAGCCACTGCGCTAAATAGAGCAGAACTAGTGACTCAGATACAGGGAGCATCTCATTCCTGGATGGCAACACTAGAcattaaagatatgtttttcatgatccCACTTTGGGAACAAGATAAGGATCAGTTTGCATTTACTTGGAAAGTAATACAGTATACCTTTAACAGGTTACCTCAGGGGTACAAACATTCCCCCACCATTGCTCATAATGTCTTGGCAAAAAATTTAGCAGACATCTCTCATCTGCCAGGTGTTACAGTGTATCGATACATTGATGATATACTAATAGGAGGGGAAAACCCTGACGAAATCAGGCATGCCATGGAAAATATACAGCAAAGATTGACAGCTCTGGAACTGCACATTCTGCCATCCAAGTGTCAAGGGCCAGTACAAGAGGTTAAATTCCTAGGAGTCTGGTGGATTAAAGGAGCTGCCTCTGTTCCCCCTGACAccttagaaaaaatagaaaatggacAAAATCCCACTAGTAAAAAGGAATTACAACAAGTTTTAGGGACTTTAGGTTATTGGTGTAAACACATCCCTGGCTTCTCTATTATTGCTCATCCTGTGTACAACCTACTCAATAAGGGCAGATCATGGGAGTGGACTGAACAACATGAGATTGCATTAGATTTACTGATTAAAGGATTAAGGCTTTTCCAGCAACTAGGCCCTGTACACCCAGGTGATTCAACCCACATGGGATTCAGTGAACATGGCTCCCATTGCAATCTATGGCAACGAGGACCAGAAGGACCAGAGAGGCCATTAAAATTTAGCTCTCGGTCCTTCAGTGATACTGAAACCAGGTATTCAGATCTCGAGAAGGGTCTGTTATCACTGGCACGAGCCCTGAATCGAGTAGAGCAGATTAGACGGAAACAACGTGTAATTATCAGGGGACCTTTCCGCCTTTTGGATGTAATCCGAAAGGGCGCAGCGCCACCCGCTGGCATTGCTCAGAAACCAACAGTCCGTAGGTGGTATGCTTCCTTGGAAAGCATTAATGAACTCATGCCTTGTACAGAGGGTAACATCAAAATATCTAAACCCCCAAAAGATATAGATAGCAATCTGCTATTTCAAACCCCCCCAAGCAGACCATCTCCCATTAAGGAGGCACCTCCATTAAAGGAGGACGCTGACCTTAGAGGGGTATGGTTCACTGATGCATCATCCTACAGACAAAATAATTACAAGGCAGTGGCACTGAATGTGGCTACAGGACACAGGCTAAGCGAAACAGGCAAAGGGAGTGCACAAGTAGCAGAACTCAGGGCAGTCCTACTAGCAGCACGGCAGGGTGCTGATCATATCTATACTGACTCATACGCAGTCTTTAAAGGAGCAACAGATGGAATAGGCCACTGGGCAGTTAACAACTGGCAAGTGACTGACAGCTGAAAACAGTTGTTAGAAATAGTAGAACAGCGAACATTACATATCGGATGGGTGAAAGGACGTGATCCAGCAACATCAATAGCTGCTCGATTTAATCAGCAAGTCAACAGCCTTACCAGGTTGCGACAAGTGGACATCGTGAATGATGATTGTGAATGGGAACATTTACTCAAGTGACTACACATAAAATGAGACCACACTGGATAAGCCGATCTATATCGGGAAGGTATAGCCCGCGGATGGcctgtttctgtaaaattatgtGAGCAAATAGTAACTGCCTGTTCACACTCTTGCTTACAGCTCAGCAAAGATCATCCGGGTAAAGCACCTCCCTTACACATCTGGGATGGGAAAACGCTGTGGCACACCTGGCAAATAGATTACATAGGCCCTCTACGAccctcaggaggaaaaaaatatatcctggTGGAAGTAGAAGTTATTTCAGGAATTACCATGGCCACAGCTGTCACTGCTGCCACTGGAAAAATACAGTCCATAGTCTGAGAGAATGGTTTAGCACCTTACCCCTTCCAGAAGAGATTCAAAGTGATAATGGGACTCACTTTGCTGCTGCAACAGTACAAGAATGGGCAAAAGAAGAAGGTATCCGCTGGGTATTTCACACTCCATATTATCCCAAGGCTAATGGTATACTCAAACGGCCTAGTCAAGCATTTGCTAAAACCCCTGAGACTGGATGGCATTTAGGACTCTCTAATGCCATCTATCAATTAAACAATAGATGGAGTGGAAATGGCTGCCCAAGATGAGAGCTTTTTGTGTTACTGCTACAACTATAGCACCACAGGTGCATAAGAAACCTGGAGAATATCCTGTGGGTTTCCACGCAGGACAACCTGTGTTAGTCAAGCTACCACAGATTGGAATGGTAGCAATGGTACTAACCACTCCAAAGaatctctgtgcttgagaagcaAAGGATAAGTCTGGGAAAATCCATCGAATCAATACCAGATGGATAATGCCCTCTTTTTAACCCACTGTGCGCCGGCTACATATAAACCGAGcaattcttccttttgtttttgcagGTTGCCAGTACCCCAGACTGATGATGAACAACTGCACCTATCCAAACCACCCATGGCTTAGGGGCAAGAATAATACTAGAGGGAAATGTAGGATGGCAAGACCCAGGGGTGGCCACTCGCCTAGCCTGGGGACTAGAAGGGGTTTGGACATTTGGATATGCCACCACACAAATGCAAACATGGTTAAGCAAATTAGCTTATCAAGTAGAGAAATTAGCTAATGCTACCAACGCTAGTCTGCATCTGCTCAACAATCAATTACAAGCCACCTCAACGTTAGCTCTGCAGAACCACATGGTACTAGACTTAATGCTCATACATCAAAATGGACTCTGTGGCTATTTGAACCTCTCCAGTACTGACTGCTGTGTTTACATCCCTAATGTTACATAAGACCTCAACATCCAGCTAACGAAGATACAACAAGTAGCAGAAGACACCCGAGAGCTACAATAATCCATGAATGACAGCTGGCTTTCGAAATTGTTCAGTTCTTTTGGACTTGGTGTTACCGGCTGGATCCAAAATTTGATACAGCATATATAAATGTTCATTGTGCTTGTAGTTGTCTTAGGCATAGCAGTAAGTTGCATAAAATCAACCATAATGAAAACTGTTAACATAAGAATGATTCAACTAACTAACTATATCCCTTTAGAGGGGAGAACCCAATTGATATCCCTGGTCCTGACAACCTTAATTAGAGACCACATTCAAGTGTGTGGGtgtgactgtagtcacggggtggaagtgttaggtgttggaaacgtgagaaaagcaaaacagtgagaaatctgtcaAACACgtatttccttgacacagggtgcccagagcaagcacaggacgggatggaggtccagtgatttgtgtttgtcgtggcaccaaggaggaatgcgaagcgggGTGTAGGCCGCGTGGTCCCATTCTTtcatttcaaggacagatttatctcctgctctttgcAGTAGCCTGCCAGTcttgttcctcatcctctcttttttctcacaaaaaacaGCTGCACCCCTTGCATCAAGCTGACCTTatttctcatcctcccttttttccccaaaaaaccagctgtacccctGGTACCAaagaatgtgctgtgtcgttactcaaaagataatggcttgactacagtcccacccactcacacatacaaactaAGATAagtactaccccaagtttgtacctaacttggagggatgataatccaacaccaaatcagagggacagatcgacgggtttgtgctctcacccccccccagaagggacaccttttggtaagatttcctcgGCCACGCCAAGTGTGTACTAAcactaagtgtgtgtgattgcaattggggtttttttgtgcagtgctctatagccaacctgcagtttgtgcatttatcgtaggcagtcttaaagaatctgtagatgttgcataaaaacaaactgtactatttgtgaatctgactgcttctcttgaatgcaaccagacttacagtgtatgggctgtttgggctgggtcagacctatagcgACGGCCACTAATCCgcactattcgtgaatctgacggcttcttttgaatgcaactGCACCTACAGCATATGGACTGTTCAGGGATccgggtcagacctatagttacggccccaactggcatacctattaagagataagtccagccgcccctagcgcCTCTAATCTCTGAGCACTGGCTTGAACGCAAGGGGATTTAGCTTTTActaaatttattctcaccctaaatgcaatacagcctaacaatagtacctctcatgagtcttattctttgaatagaaatgtggttaatgattattaccagcctacgcggccttagcctgggactttacaaagggctttgtagcagcataactggttgtatggttactctaaatcattccttatttaaatccaaatcaccatcATTAGAATCAGGTCAAAGTAATAATAAATCAGTAACAGGCTCACTTCTCCCAGCACCTTGTCACGACCCAGGGGAGTCTCAACACACCTTGGGGGACAGCCAGGGCCAGGAGGGACACCCTGGCACAGTGCTAGTTCCCAGCAACTGTGGGGGACTGAGTGGGGCTGCCCCGGCATGTTGGGGTGAGCCCCTCTGAGCCATGTCCCCTGTCACCCTGGGGTGCAGCaggtcctggggagggggggtggggtgggtacAGCTATTGCTGTGCCCTGGTGGGTTGGTGGTTGCAACAGCAAAGGCCAAGCCCTGAACAACCCTGTGCAAGAGATTCATGGCCCAGAAAACGACAAGGGGGTGGGAGCCAGCAGTGAGTGCACCTGGGGGTGGAGGGATCCCCCACTGCTGGCCAGGCCCCAGGGCAGGGCCCCCGGTGGCAATGTCTCCCTGTCCCCGCAGGGCTGGCCGTCGCACTGCAGGAGGACAGGCTGCAGGAGTCCCTGCTGGTTTTCCAGCTCTCCGAGCCCGGGGATGTTTCTGCCAGAGGCCGAGCCACGAGGCAGCGCAGCCCCTGTGCCCGTGGTGGGGGACGAGGCCACGGCAGCCCCCGGCTCTTCCCCTTCTTCGAGGCTGCAGCCAGCGGCCGGCTGGTCCCGGGCAgcgagggagaagggaaagaagagcagGAGTAGGAGTAGGCAAAACATATCTTTTGTTTGGCCGTGAGGTAATTATCTAAGCGGAGCAcgcaaaacaagtattttatctCCGTCCGTGGGTAATTAtcaaaggggaggaggaggaaaaacaaaatttccaGCCGTCCGACCGTGAGCCAATTATgaaggcgaggaggaggaggaggaagaggaggaggcggaggcggcAGCGGGCACGGCAGCGGCCCCGGAGGAAGCGGAACCGCCCCGGGAGCGCTGGCCCAGCCGCCGGCCCTCCCCAGCGGTGCCCGGCCCTGCCGTGGCCCTGCGGTCCGGCCGCTGGCTGAAGGGTCTTCCCGAGGGCTGCGGGGAGCCCCCCCGGCACGCCcggtgccccctccccagccggaATCGCCTCTGCACCCGCAAAGAGCCGGAGGCGCCGGCGGGCCCCAGCGCCCTGCACGGGCGGGCACGGCAGCGGCTGCGCCGGGCCATGCGGGAAGGGGCCGCACCCAGCgccgggaccccccggccccACCGCAGCCCCCGGAGCCGGCGGGGTGTCCCGGGGACCCCCCGAGCAGCCGCCTCATGGCGGCCTGGTCCGGGACCGGGCCCGGCGGTGGGAGGGAGGACGAGCTTCAGCATGGCGCAGCGGCCGCGGGAGCGGCGGCACAAGCGacccggggccggggcagccttTCGGCCGCTCCATCTGCTCCCGCAGCCGCCGCTCCGAGCCGTCGGGGCTGAGCCGTGCgggccccccgctgcccccccgcgcTCCCACGGGAGAGCTCGGCACGGGACGGCAGCCCCGCTGCGGGACCACCTGGGGCTGCGGGCCGAGCCCCCCCGGCCCTCCCGCTCTGCGCCCCCCTCCCAGAGCCAGCTCCTGAGCGCCCAACGACCCCCCCCGGCGGCCTCGGGAGCGGGGGAagaggcgcggcggcggcccgggcggggTCACGACACCCCCCGACTCCCCGTCTTGGGGCTCCGCGTGCGGGCGCTTTAACGCGCCGTGAAGGAGGTGGGTGTGTCGGGCGGGAGTGACGGTAGAGACAGCCAATggggcggcggggcgaggccgACGCGGCGGCCATGGCGGCGGTGGTGACGCGGGGGCCGGCGCCAATGGGACGGGTCCGGGGGCGGGACACGGGCCAGCGGCGGGAGAATGGGGGGGCGGAcgggggggcccggccgggcctTCGCCCTGCGCCGCGCTCGCTGCTGCTTCCCCCACCCCGGGCAAGGTCCGCGGGGGCCGTGAGCCCCCCCCGAGCGCACCCCCACGGCTCGGCACAGCACCGTGTGCATCCCCCCCCACTCCGGGTTGCCCCCTCCgtcccccccgcctgccccgcgCCCGCACACCCCCCTCCACGCGTGTCCCCCCCGCCGCGCCGTCCCCGCGGTCCCCTAAggccccgtgtgtcccccccagcgGTGCgtggcggcggccggcgggcagGACGGGGAGGTGGGCGAggcgcggcgggcagcggcggccggcgagggggcgggcggggccccCACCATCTTCAGCAAGATCATCGCCCGCAGCGTGCCCGCCGCCATCCTCTATGAAGACGACAAGGTAGCGGGGACAGCAGCGCGCGTGTCccctcccggggcggggcgggtggCAGCGCCCCCGGGCGCGGGGCTcaccctgctccccccctcctccccggcaGTGCCTGGTTTTCCGCGATGTGGCCCCCCAAGCCCCCGTCCACTTCCTGGTGATCCCCAAGCGCCCCATCCCCCGGCTCAGCCGCGTGGGTCCCCAGGACACCGAGGTGAGTCCTGGGGGGTCCCTGGGACAtggagggacacacacacacacggtgcTGACCctgtcgccccccccccccaccccccgcagcTCCTGGGCCACTTGCTGGTGGTGGCGGCACAGACGGCGCAGGCAGAGGGGTTGGCTGATGGCTACCGGCTCGGTGAGTTGGTGGCCCCTGCTGTGCCATGGGGCAGGACCCTCACCGGTGGTCATAGACTTCGCTCACAtcatcacaaaacaaaaaagcaacccaaaaaactacaaccaaaacccaaactaaaGCAAAAACTTCCTCACATTATGTGAGAGCTGACTTGTAGCTTCCTGAAAGAAAGCTTGAGAAAACCAGCCTGGGAAAGAGGTTGGGGATGTGGGGTGAGCAGAGGCCCTTCAagccgaggaatgtctcaaacactcgcaagtagcggaactatagtcacggggtggatcgtgtggagtttggagctgataaggctgcctggatagcacaggatgggctggaggagggagccctgaggagacaggacggctctgctctggtgcatctggtcaagtttcaaggaccatctgtccggtgaatgacctttgcttcattatctatGAAATGcctattaaagttaacaccctgaatatgctaatgaagctAAtgagatcatgctaattacatcatcccatgaagcaccttacccctccccatacatgggataagcaggtatgtgggttgacctgggggatggacccaaggaaagtgggtataaattgagggtGGGCAAGGAGtgaaagatagaaagaaaaaagaagacatgaagaagtagAGAAGATGGATACATCCCTGACGAACTCGATGGGACCAACACAGGAACATGGACCACTGATCTCTATgtctctattctctctatctctctttttccctttttccccttttccctcagtACCATTAAGTAACGCAAGGCATACTGTACTGCTTGCCATAACTTGTTCTATACATAGCCAATTAATCCTGTATCCAGTTAGTACATTGCGGGAAGTTAATGAATGTCTGGACCTATCTCACCGTTGTCCAttccgttggggatttacaaatctaatcTCACCATTGTCCAttccgttggggatttacaaatctaagtcacttgtgtCCCTCGTttgagcaggacatgacacattaaaataaaaataacatcatcacAGTACCGCAACACAATCCACCCCTTGTTCCTTCACCACAGTTACAACAGAAGATTCCCATGGTTATTCTGCTAACAGAGTCAGGCTGTATATCGCCTGTTACCTCTCCCAGTTACTATCCTTACCTTGCATCCCTCTGTCCCAGTTGGGTGCCAGAAAGGGCCATCCTGTCTGCCACCAGACAagacaccacacagccactcgctcccCTGCGCTGCCCCCGGGGAATGGGGGAGggacttggaggggtatccatgAGGAGACTCAGAGGCTGAGATTAAAACCAatgtaataattgaaataaagttATGGTAAGAatgccaataataataatagaaaatacaaatgggtgatgcacaatgtgattgctcacc encodes:
- the LOC141918181 gene encoding adenosine 5'-monophosphoramidase HINT2-like; its protein translation is MAAVRCVAAAGGQDGEVGEARRAAAAGEGAGGAPTIFSKIIARSVPAAILYEDDKCLVFRDVAPQAPVHFLVIPKRPIPRLSRVGPQDTELLGHLLVVAAQTAQAEGLADGYRLGELVAPAVPWGRTLTGGHRLRSHHHKTKKQPKKLQPKPKLKQKLPHIM